Genomic window (Rhizobium leguminosarum):
GAGAACGGATCATGAAGGGCTTCAAGTCAGCCCGACATCTCCAGCGTTTTGCTTCAATTCATGACCCTGTTGCCAACCTTTTTCACATTCCACGCCACGAGATCTCATCAGACCATCACCGCGAACTGAGAACCGAAGCTATGCAGATGTGGAACGAAATCGCACGCCTGCAAACCGCATAAGCGAAAGCCGTGGGACCCCATTTTTGACTAGTGCCGATTAACTTTACAGTGCCCTGGCCTTCTGTCTTGCCCACGCACGGCGCAAATTCGTTGATGTGGTCAAGCTGACCGGGTCGTCGGAGGCGCTCACGATCGTCTCGATGTTGGCCGAGATTTACAGGATCGAACAGGAGATCAGGGGCCAAGGCGCCATGGAGCGCCAGAATGCCCGGCAGATCCACTCAGCCCCTGTCATGCGTCAGATAAAGACCCGCCTGCTTGAACTGAAGAATGACATCTCGACCCAGTCCGCTCTGGCCAAGGCCATCAATTACACGTTGACGCACTGGACAGGTCTCACCGCTTTCCTTGACGACGGGACAATCGAGGTAGACTCCAACATCGTGGAACGTTCGATGAAGTCCGTTGCCCTGACGAGAAAGAATTCGATGTTCGTGGGCAATGTGAAGGGTGGCGAGACCTTCGCGGTTCTGGCCTCGCTGGTCAACTCCGCCAAACTCAACGGCCTCGATCCACACGCCTGGCTTGCCGATGTCCTCGAACGGATCGTCTCGGGAAGCACCACGATCAACCAGCTCGATACGCTGCTTCCCTGGAACTGGAAAACAGAGCGCCATCAGGTTGCCGCATGACAAAGCCCACCCAAACCACTTCAATCAGCCCAGCGCAGGCGGCAACAGCGCGGCCGAAGCTTGACGATGAAGCATTCGAGGCCTTCATTCGCAGGCGGCGTCCTGCGGCGCCGGTGTGGAGCATGAGCGGGCTGGATGGCTATCTCACCGCGTTGATCATCGGGCCGAAGTTCATCAACCCCTATCAATGGATACCCCTGTTCGCTGGCGAGGATGCCATGGCCTTGCCGATGGAAACCACGGAGCACCGGGCCGTGCAGACGATCGTCGCCGAATATAACCGCATATCGGCAACCCTTGGGGAGAGGCCGGAAGAATATCGGCCACGCTTCAGTCACATCACCTATTCCCACGACAGCTTCGATTGGCACACCGGATTCCTCCTCGGAACGGAGTTCGCCCCTAGGCTATGGAACCCGGTTATCCGCGGACATGCTGTGACCGGTGATATCATCGCTCCTATTCGCGCCCTCTGCGACGCCAAAAAGGTTACGCCGCCGGCAGAGCTCATCCAGATCGCTGGTGCCGTCATCAAAATTCGAGAATACTTCATGCCGCGGCGCGCAAAGCAGAAATTTTAAAACCGAGCACCGTCATGCCAACGGGAATGTCAACGGAAGTCGCCGTGTCCAGTTCGTCGCGCTTACTGATAAACAGCGCGCTGTTGCGCGGTTGATCTGGATTGTGGGCGCCAAATCAGTTTCCAACGATCTCCAATTGTCAGAGGGAGGCTCCGAGATGCCGAGGCAGCTCTCCAGTGATGTTTCGGCGGTTTTCGTCTTTGTATGCATGGCGAACTCCAATTTGAGGGTGCCAGGTGATGCCGGCCACTTTGGACGCGGTTGGTTCCCGCGACACTCAAGAAGTATGAGCAAGCGTCATGCCAATTCAGCCGATTGCTGGCGTGTAACAGAATCCGGCGCTGCCGCAGACACTTAGAGGGATAAAACGCCGGACCGAGGAGCCGAAGGCGTGTCGTAGAGCCGACAAAGGGCCGACGATGTCGCACACATGTCCTTCGGGAACTGGAAGAAAGGAATGACGAACTGCGTCGTCAGCTCCCGAGCAATGGCGGGATATTTTTGACCCCACTCCGGTCTCGAACGCCTCCAGCGCCTTGTCGCGCCGCAGCGCCCGGACGACCGGTCTTCAATCTTCCATGACACGAATTCGAGAGAATGACGGATGAGATGCACGATGCAGGTCTGGACGATCGTCTGCGGGAAAGCAGCGGTGATCGCCTCTGGAAAGCCTTTCAACCCGTCGACGACGGCAATCAGAATGTCCTGGCAGCCCGGTTCTTCAGCTCGTTCATCACCAGCAGCCAGAACCTCGTGCCTTCCGTCTGCTCGATCCACAAGCCGAGGATTTCCTTGGTGCCTGCAACATTCGCCTGAATTCGTGTCGGCGGCTAGCGGCACAGCGCATTGCCTGATGACATGTGTGCGACATTGTCGGCCCCTTGTCGGCTCCACGACACGCCTTCGACTCTTCGATCCGTCGTTTTATCCCTCTAGGTGTCTGCGGCAGCGCCGGATTCTGTTACACGCCAGCAATCGGCTGAATTGGCATGACGCTTGCTCATACTTTTTTAGTGTCGCGGGAACCAATAGAAAGGACCCTCCTTTGAAAGCGAAAACGGACATCGCCGATGATCGCGAAATAACAAAGTCTGCATCAAGCAGGTGCGTGACTCCGCCAACTCAGAGGATATCTCAAATGGCCGACTATGAACTCCTCAAGTTCATCCACGACAACCACATCCAGGAAGTCACTTTCCGGTTTACTGATTTTTTAGGCCAGTTCCGTGAAATGAACTACGACTCGTCCACCGTAGACCTCAAAACTCTCACGGAAGGAATTCCAGTCGACGGTTCGTCCCTGAAAGGTTGGAAAGAGATCAACGACTCCGACATCACTGTTCGTCCGGATCTTACGACCGCCGGATTAGATCCATTCGCCTCGGTGCCTACCTTGATCTTGATCTGCGACATCATCGATCCAGGCACGGGCAACGCCTACAACCGCGATCCACGCGGGATAGCGAAAAAGTCCGTGGAGTACGCGAAATCGACCGGGATCGCTGACACCGTTCGTGTCGGCGCTGAGCCCGAGTTCTTCGCACTCGATGGCGCAGAATACCGGGTTAATCCATATGAAGGCTTCTTCAAACTCACCTCCTCCGAAACGTCTACCGAAGTCAGCCATCACCTGGAGGCCAAGGGGGGATATCTGGCGACGCCGCCGCGAGATATGGGCGGAGAAATGCGAAGCTTCATGATGGAGAAGCTGAAATCTATGGGCGTGAGCGTCGAGAAACACCATCACGAGACGGCTCCCGACCAGCATGAAATCGGGATAAAATTCGACACGCTGGTTCGCAACGCCGATGATGTGCAACGGCTGAAATACTGCGCCAAGCGTGCCGCTCACTGCTTTGGCAAAACGGTGACCTTCATGCCCAAGCCAATATCTGGGGAAAACGGCTCCGGGATGCACGTGCACCTATCGCTGAAGCATGAAGGCAAACACGTCTTCGCCGGCGACCTGTATGCCGGTCTATCCAAGGAATGCCTCTATTTCATCGGTGGTGTTCAGAAGCACATGAAGGCACTTAACGCCTTTACCAATCCTTCAACGAATTCCTACAAACGCTTAGTCCCCGGCTTTGAGGCGCCGGTTCTGGTGGCCTACTCCAGACATAATCGCTCTGCCGGCACTCGAATTCCGTTGGCAGCTACACCGGAAGGTAAGCGGCCTGAGTTCCGCTTCCCCGATTCAGCTGCATGTCCTTACCTTGCTTATGCGGCGATCTTGATGGCAGGAATCGACGGAATCCAGAACCAAATTGATCCGGGAGAAGCCATAGATACGAATCTCTACGCTTTAACATCTGAGGAAACGAGAGAGATACCACATGTCTGTACTTCGCTGAGCGAAGCTCTTGACAACCTCGACCAGGACCGCGCCTTCCTCACGGCTGGCGGCGTCTTCAACGATGACCTCATCACTTCCTACATCAAGCTCAAACGGGATGAGATCAAGTGGTTGGAAACCATGCCGACCCCAGGCGAGTTCCAAAAATATTACTCCGTTTAACACTTACACGAACAATGGGGCATAGGGGCATTCCATCTATGCCATGCAATTTCCCGATATCAGGAGGCTTTGAGATGGGGAAAATCAGCTCCGATATAAAGGGTGAGCCGATCATGACCAAACACATGACCAATGGGGGAGAGAACGGTGCGCGGGGACTGTACGATCCCGCCAACGAACACGATGCCTGCGGTGTCGGCTCCGTCGCCCATATGAAGGGTGAGAAGTCGCACCAGATCGTCAAGGAGGGCTTGGTCATGCTCGAGAACATGGCGCATCGCGGCGCCGTCGGCGCCGATCCCCTGGTGGGTGACGGCGCCGGCATCCTGGTGCAGATCCCCGACCGGTTCTTCCGCGAGGAGATGGCGGCGCAGGGCATCACCCTGCCGCCGGCCGGCGAATATGGCGTCGGCCACTTCTTCATGCCGCGCGATGAAAAGCAGATCGAGCACTTCGAGAGGGTGATCAAGGACGTCATTGAAGAGGAAGGCCAGGTCCTGATCGGCTTTCGTGATGTGCCGGTCGACAATTCCTCGCTCTCCAAGGCGCCTTACGCCACTGCGACGGAGCCGCATCACGTGCAGGTCTTCATCGGCGCCGGCGAGAATGCCGAGAACAACGACGAGTTCGAGCGCCGGCTGTTCGAGCTGCGCAAGGTGATCTCCAACCGCATCTATGACGAATTCGATGGCGAGGAGAGCAATTTCTGTCCGGTGTCGCTGTCGTCGGCGACGGTGGTTTACAAGGGCATGCTCCTGGCCTATCAGGTCGGCGCCTATTATAAGGATCTTTCGGACCCGCGTTTCGAAAGCGCGCTCGCCGTGGTGCATCAACGCTTCTCGACCAACACCTTCCCGTCGTGGAAGCTTGCGCATCCCTACCGTATGGTCGCCCATAACGGCGAAATCAACACGCTGCGCGGCAACGTCAACTGGATGGCGGCGCGCCAGGCCTCGGCCTTCTCGCCGCTGTTCAGAAAAGACATTTCCAAACTCTGGCCGACCTTCTCTAAAGAGCAGTCGGACACGGCCTTTTTCGACGATGTGCTCGAATTCCTCGTGCGCTGCGATTATTCGATGGCGCATGCCATGATGATGCTGATCCCGGAGGCCACCGGCGACCAGTCGATGGCCGCCGACCTTCAGGCTTTCTACGAATATCACGCCGCACTGATGGAACCGTGGGACGGGCCGGCTGTGATGGTCTTTACCAACGGCCGCCAAATCGGTGCGATGCTGGACCGCAACGGCCTGCGGCCGTTGCGCTATCTCATCACTAATGACAATCGCTTCATCATGGCGTCCGAAGCCGGGGTCTTGCCGGTTTCGGAGGAGAAGATCATTCAAAAGGGGCGCCTGCAGCCGGGCAAGATTCATCTGCTCGACATGGGAGAAGGCCGCATCATTTCCGACGACGAGGTGAAGTCGAAGCTTGCGGCGGCGCATCCCTATCGCAGCTGGCTCGACCGCACCCAGCTCATCCTCGAAGAACTGGAGCCGGTGGAGCCGCGGGCGCTGCGCCGCGACGTGTCGCTGCTCGACCGCCAGCAGGCCTTCGGCTACACACTCGATGATATCGACATCCTGATGCCGCCGATGGTGACGACGGGCGAGGAAGCGACCGGCTCAATGGGCGGGGATACCCCAATCTCGGCGATGTCCGAAAAACCCAAGCTGCTTTACACTTATTTCAAGCAGAAATTCGCGCAGGTGACGAACCCGCCGATCGACCCGATCCGGGAGAAAATTATCATGAGCCTCGTCTCCTTCATCGGACCGCGGCCGAACATTCTCGACCATGAAGGCATGGCAAACGCTACACGCCTCAAAGTGCGTCAGCCGATCCTCACCAATGGCGATCTCGAAAAGATCCTCTCGATCGGCCATACCGAAGATCGTTTAGACACCAAGACGCTCGATCTCAGCTATGACATCGAGCGCGGCGCAGCGGGCATGCCCGAAATGCTCGACCGGCTCTGCGAGCTCGCGGAAGCCGCCGTCAAGGGCGGCTACAACATCATCGTGCTCTCCGACCGCCAGATAGGACCAGATCGGATTGCCATTCCTGCGTTGCTTGCCACAGCGGCGGTGCACCATCACCTGATCCGCAAGGGGCTTCGCACCTCGGTCGGTCTGGTCATCGAGACCGGTGAGCCGCGTGAGGTGCACCATTTCTGCCTGCTCGCCGGCTACGGCGCCGAGGCAATCAACCCCTATCTCGCCTTCGATACGCTGCTCGACATGCAAGCCCAGGGTAAATTCCCG
Coding sequences:
- the glnA gene encoding type I glutamate--ammonia ligase; protein product: MADYELLKFIHDNHIQEVTFRFTDFLGQFREMNYDSSTVDLKTLTEGIPVDGSSLKGWKEINDSDITVRPDLTTAGLDPFASVPTLILICDIIDPGTGNAYNRDPRGIAKKSVEYAKSTGIADTVRVGAEPEFFALDGAEYRVNPYEGFFKLTSSETSTEVSHHLEAKGGYLATPPRDMGGEMRSFMMEKLKSMGVSVEKHHHETAPDQHEIGIKFDTLVRNADDVQRLKYCAKRAAHCFGKTVTFMPKPISGENGSGMHVHLSLKHEGKHVFAGDLYAGLSKECLYFIGGVQKHMKALNAFTNPSTNSYKRLVPGFEAPVLVAYSRHNRSAGTRIPLAATPEGKRPEFRFPDSAACPYLAYAAILMAGIDGIQNQIDPGEAIDTNLYALTSEETREIPHVCTSLSEALDNLDQDRAFLTAGGVFNDDLITSYIKLKRDEIKWLETMPTPGEFQKYYSV
- a CDS encoding UPF0149 family protein, with translation MTKPTQTTSISPAQAATARPKLDDEAFEAFIRRRRPAAPVWSMSGLDGYLTALIIGPKFINPYQWIPLFAGEDAMALPMETTEHRAVQTIVAEYNRISATLGERPEEYRPRFSHITYSHDSFDWHTGFLLGTEFAPRLWNPVIRGHAVTGDIIAPIRALCDAKKVTPPAELIQIAGAVIKIREYFMPRRAKQKF